A single Pseudomonas putida DNA region contains:
- a CDS encoding efflux RND transporter periplasmic adaptor subunit translates to MTLIRPLLVVCLGVVSLLSGCSKEETTETLPRVGVQQVSPTDFAARVTLTGDVQARVQTDLSFRVGGKIISRSVDVGDHVKANQVLARLDPKDLQNNVDSAKAEVFAAQARVTQTSAAFVRQQKLLPKGYTSQSEYDSAEAALRSNQSALKAAQAQLANANEQLSYTALVSEADGVITQRQAEVGQVVQATMPIFSLARDGDRDAVFNVYESLLVAPPSDVGVIVSLLDDPKVQAHGFVREITPTVSAQSGTVQVKVALKDVPPGMQLGAPVTASTNAVGRPSIELPWSALTKALHEPAVWVVGEGDKVELRKVEVSRYLTGKIVVASGLKAGETVVVNGGQLLHPGMQVQKIDAKAQGGEL, encoded by the coding sequence ATGACGTTGATACGTCCGCTGTTGGTCGTCTGCCTGGGGGTTGTGTCCCTGCTGTCGGGCTGTAGTAAGGAAGAAACCACCGAAACACTGCCACGCGTAGGTGTGCAACAGGTATCACCCACCGATTTCGCTGCCAGGGTCACCCTGACCGGCGATGTGCAGGCGCGGGTGCAGACGGATCTGTCGTTCCGGGTGGGCGGCAAGATCATTTCGCGCAGCGTCGATGTCGGCGACCATGTAAAAGCCAACCAGGTATTGGCACGGCTTGACCCGAAAGACCTGCAAAACAACGTCGACTCGGCCAAGGCCGAGGTGTTCGCCGCACAGGCGCGGGTCACCCAGACCAGCGCCGCCTTCGTGCGCCAGCAGAAGCTGCTGCCCAAGGGCTACACCAGCCAGAGCGAATACGATTCCGCCGAAGCCGCCCTGCGCAGCAACCAGAGCGCGCTCAAGGCCGCCCAGGCGCAACTGGCCAATGCCAACGAACAACTGAGCTACACCGCGCTGGTGTCCGAAGCCGACGGTGTGATCACCCAGCGTCAGGCCGAAGTCGGCCAAGTGGTTCAGGCGACCATGCCGATCTTCAGCCTTGCCCGTGACGGCGACCGCGATGCCGTGTTCAACGTCTACGAATCGCTGTTGGTGGCGCCGCCGAGCGATGTCGGCGTCATCGTCAGCCTGCTGGACGACCCCAAGGTCCAGGCTCACGGCTTTGTCCGCGAAATTACCCCCACCGTGTCGGCGCAAAGCGGCACGGTGCAGGTCAAGGTAGCGCTGAAGGACGTGCCGCCAGGCATGCAGCTGGGCGCGCCGGTCACTGCAAGCACCAATGCGGTGGGGCGGCCGAGCATCGAGTTGCCGTGGTCGGCATTGACCAAGGCGTTGCATGAACCTGCTGTGTGGGTGGTGGGCGAGGGCGACAAGGTCGAATTGCGCAAGGTCGAAGTCAGCCGCTACCTGACCGGCAAGATCGTGGTCGCCAGCGGCCTGAAGGCTGGCGAGACCGTGGTGGTCAATGGTGGGCAGCTGCTGCACCCCGGCATGCAGGTACAGAAGATCGATGCCAAGGCCCAAGGGGGTGAGCTATGA
- a CDS encoding RHS repeat-associated core domain-containing protein — MAVDNSNTVMSELRDSGKAQFAYTPYGRRTVQGESNNPLAFNGEILDTPTDCYLLGSYRLASPAIYIFYSEDDQSPFGKGGLNSKAYCAGDPVNNVDPTGHFPVSRLLYPALAIGAAASIATHIAKALVNDPKAQKILGISNMVIDFAAGALLGGVLARRLVKAPQLQNNFQPSQRTINSQQTPAVSNSVLNAPAFSRQRQIPSSVNENVYFMSRTNKVVLQYSPQPALQNPEPPAYSQVAGVTSLNSAQRWHSSPASSDTFTMREIRQNT; from the coding sequence ATGGCAGTGGACAACTCCAACACCGTCATGAGCGAATTGAGAGACTCCGGTAAGGCGCAGTTCGCTTATACCCCCTATGGCCGACGCACAGTACAAGGAGAATCGAACAACCCCTTGGCATTCAACGGCGAGATACTGGATACGCCAACAGATTGTTACCTGCTGGGCAGTTATCGTCTGGCCAGTCCTGCAATCTACATATTCTATAGCGAGGATGACCAAAGCCCGTTCGGGAAGGGTGGACTGAACTCTAAGGCGTACTGTGCCGGGGACCCAGTGAACAACGTTGACCCCACTGGTCATTTTCCTGTATCCCGATTGCTCTATCCTGCGCTTGCAATTGGTGCGGCCGCATCAATAGCAACCCACATTGCAAAAGCTTTGGTAAACGACCCCAAAGCCCAAAAAATCCTAGGTATATCAAATATGGTTATTGATTTTGCCGCTGGGGCTCTACTGGGAGGCGTGCTCGCTCGCCGTCTGGTGAAAGCACCTCAGCTGCAAAACAACTTTCAACCCTCACAACGCACCATTAATAGCCAACAAACTCCTGCAGTCTCTAATAGCGTTCTCAATGCACCTGCCTTTTCAAGACAGCGTCAAATCCCGTCAAGTGTTAATGAAAATGTCTATTTTATGTCCCGTACAAATAAAGTTGTACTGCAATATTCCCCTCAGCCTGCCCTGCAAAACCCAGAACCTCCTGCATACAGCCAAGTGGCAGGGGTTACGTCTCTCAACAGTGCTCAACGGTGGCACTCCAGTCCCGCAAGCTCAGATACCTTTACCATGAGGGAAATCCGACAGAATACCTAA
- a CDS encoding DUF3077 domain-containing protein, whose translation MTNSAPDAPHPSHSSSVGRETCMDLFRVQANIPFNHAFSELSVMLGCINHLTTEAEMENDRLAGSAARILSGFAKALIDDIELGLNKASVQL comes from the coding sequence ATGACCAACTCTGCTCCAGACGCTCCCCATCCATCACACAGCAGCAGCGTCGGCCGCGAAACCTGCATGGACCTCTTCCGCGTCCAGGCCAATATCCCCTTCAACCATGCCTTCTCCGAACTCTCCGTAATGCTCGGGTGCATCAATCACTTGACGACCGAAGCCGAGATGGAAAATGACCGGCTGGCTGGTAGTGCCGCGAGAATTCTCAGTGGCTTTGCCAAAGCACTGATCGATGACATCGAGCTGGGACTGAACAAGGCTTCAGTTCAGCTCTGA
- a CDS encoding REP-associated tyrosine transposase, with protein sequence MPLAESHRLRRGRYSEPGRLYLLTTITHQRKPLFHDFDNARLVVKHLRVSNDIQDCHSLAWVVMPDHLHWLVELKEVALGTLMRKFKSRTAIALRKAGVRHKPIWQPGYHDHALRREECVVHVARYIVANPLRAGLVRSVRNYPHWDAVWF encoded by the coding sequence ATGCCGCTAGCCGAATCTCACCGATTACGTCGTGGGCGCTACTCCGAGCCAGGCAGGCTCTACCTGCTGACCACCATCACGCACCAACGAAAACCACTGTTCCATGACTTCGACAATGCGCGCCTGGTGGTCAAACACCTGCGGGTTTCAAATGACATTCAGGATTGCCATTCCCTGGCCTGGGTAGTGATGCCGGACCACCTGCATTGGCTGGTCGAGCTGAAGGAGGTGGCATTGGGAACGTTGATGCGCAAGTTCAAATCACGCACAGCCATTGCGTTACGCAAGGCAGGTGTCAGGCACAAACCGATCTGGCAACCCGGTTACCATGACCATGCGCTGCGGCGAGAAGAGTGTGTGGTGCATGTAGCCCGGTACATTGTTGCCAATCCCTTGAGGGCAGGATTGGTCAGGAGTGTCAGGAACTATCCACACTGGGATGCGGTATGGTTTTGA
- a CDS encoding RHS repeat-associated core domain-containing protein gives MATATGLRFFYQNDRVATELSGSATRSIFRHKGGHLAQHTSGAEASHSIMAVNSTNTVITELGLAGKVQFPYTSYGRRPAQHESNNPLAFNGEQLDTVTGCYLLGNGYRLYNPTLMRFCSPDNLSPFEQGGPNAYAYCSGNPVNRVDPSGHFSKALLAGALFSALGAGSVIGAVKVKSRGAKIALGIIAAISYAISGFLHLKGLTSLASRAASPEVPSIQTSARNSLSSLNEAAGLTPMFNDWFERRTQAFIDRDPPPAYDPPPSYESTFAQGIQNPGIASRSNSLRASVGSIRAN, from the coding sequence ATGGCCACTGCGACGGGACTGCGCTTCTTCTACCAAAACGACCGTGTTGCGACCGAACTCAGCGGGTCTGCAACACGCTCTATTTTCCGGCATAAGGGTGGCCATCTGGCGCAACACACATCAGGCGCTGAGGCATCCCATTCAATCATGGCGGTGAATAGCACCAATACGGTAATCACCGAATTAGGGCTTGCCGGCAAGGTACAGTTCCCTTACACCTCTTACGGCCGACGCCCAGCCCAGCACGAATCGAATAACCCTCTGGCATTCAACGGTGAGCAACTGGATACGGTAACTGGCTGCTATTTGCTAGGTAATGGTTATCGTCTGTACAACCCCACGCTCATGAGGTTTTGCAGCCCAGATAACCTAAGTCCGTTTGAGCAAGGCGGGCCGAACGCTTACGCATACTGTTCAGGAAATCCGGTCAATAGAGTTGATCCCTCGGGACATTTTTCCAAGGCCCTCTTGGCCGGGGCGTTATTTTCAGCATTAGGAGCGGGCTCTGTTATAGGAGCAGTCAAAGTGAAATCCCGGGGAGCAAAAATAGCTCTAGGAATCATAGCTGCCATTTCCTATGCGATCAGCGGATTTCTACATTTAAAAGGTTTGACCAGTTTAGCATCCCGAGCGGCATCGCCCGAGGTTCCCTCGATCCAAACTAGTGCTCGAAATAGTTTGAGCAGTTTGAATGAGGCTGCTGGCTTAACACCAATGTTTAATGATTGGTTTGAACGCCGCACTCAGGCATTCATAGATAGAGATCCCCCCCCTGCTTACGATCCCCCCCCTTCTTATGAAAGCACGTTTGCTCAGGGCATTCAGAACCCGGGTATAGCCAGCCGCTCGAACTCTCTCCGTGCGAGCGTGGGCTCCATCCGCGCAAATTGA
- a CDS encoding ABC transporter permease subunit, whose protein sequence is MKRFSFSKLMLVLGLLFIYLPMLILVIYSFNASKLVTVWGGWSVKWYVGLLDNTQLMGSVMRSLEIACYTAVAAVALGTLAAFVLTRVTRFKGRTLFGGLVTAPLVMPEVITGLSLLLLFVAMAQMIGWPQERGIVTIWIAHTTFCAAYVAVVVSARLRELDLSIEEAAMDLGAKPWKVFFLITIPMIAPSLAAGGMMSFALSLDDLVLASFVSGPGSTTLPMEVFSAVRLGVKPEINAVASLILLSVSLVTFFVWFFSRRAEERRRKAIQQAIEEGAAANASQPQVKRPAPAAASA, encoded by the coding sequence ATGAAGCGCTTCAGTTTCTCCAAGCTGATGCTGGTGCTCGGCTTGCTGTTCATCTACCTGCCGATGCTGATCCTGGTGATCTACTCGTTCAACGCCTCCAAACTGGTGACGGTGTGGGGTGGCTGGTCGGTGAAGTGGTACGTCGGCCTGCTCGACAACACCCAGCTGATGGGTTCGGTGATGCGCTCGCTGGAGATCGCCTGCTACACGGCGGTAGCGGCAGTGGCGCTGGGTACCCTGGCGGCCTTCGTGCTGACCCGGGTCACCCGCTTCAAGGGCCGCACGCTGTTCGGTGGCCTGGTCACCGCGCCGTTGGTAATGCCTGAGGTGATCACCGGTCTGTCGCTGTTGCTGCTGTTCGTGGCCATGGCGCAAATGATCGGCTGGCCGCAGGAGCGTGGCATCGTCACCATCTGGATTGCTCACACCACGTTCTGTGCGGCGTATGTGGCGGTAGTGGTGTCGGCCCGCCTGCGCGAGCTGGACCTGTCGATCGAGGAAGCGGCGATGGACCTGGGTGCCAAGCCGTGGAAGGTGTTCTTCCTGATCACCATTCCGATGATCGCGCCATCGCTGGCAGCGGGTGGCATGATGTCGTTCGCACTGTCGCTGGACGACCTGGTACTGGCGAGCTTCGTGTCGGGCCCGGGCTCGACCACCTTGCCGATGGAAGTGTTCTCGGCGGTGCGTCTGGGCGTGAAGCCTGAGATCAACGCCGTGGCCAGCCTGATCCTGCTGTCGGTGTCGCTGGTAACCTTCTTCGTCTGGTTCTTCAGCCGCCGTGCCGAAGAGCGTCGCCGCAAGGCGATTCAGCAGGCGATCGAAGAGGGTGCGGCGGCCAATGCCTCGCAGCCGCAGGTCAAGCGCCCGGCGCCAGCTGCTGCGTCGGCCTGA
- a CDS encoding ABC transporter permease subunit — protein MPEGRHVVIGVPFIWLFLFFMLPFFIVLKISFAEADVAIPPYTEIYSYVEDKIQLVLNLANYGLLTEDELYISAYLGSLKMAFFSTLLCLLIGYPMAYAIANAKKETQTVLLLLIMMPTWTAILIRVYAWMGILSNNGLLNGFLLWTGLIDQPLQILNTNLAVYIGVVYSYLPFMILPLFANLVKHDPSLLEAASDLGSSTFNSFWKITVPLSKNGIIAGCMLVFIPVVGEFVIPELLGGPETLMIGKVLWQEFFNNRDWPVASALAVVMLAILIVPILLFNRSQAKEMEGRA, from the coding sequence ATCCCGGAGGGGCGGCACGTGGTGATCGGGGTTCCGTTCATCTGGCTGTTCCTGTTCTTCATGCTGCCGTTCTTCATCGTGTTGAAGATCAGCTTCGCCGAAGCCGACGTGGCGATCCCGCCGTATACCGAGATCTACAGCTACGTCGAAGACAAGATCCAGTTGGTGCTCAACCTGGCCAACTACGGCCTGTTGACCGAGGATGAGCTGTACATCTCGGCCTACCTGGGCTCGTTGAAGATGGCCTTCTTCAGCACCCTGCTGTGCCTGCTGATCGGCTACCCGATGGCCTACGCCATCGCCAACGCCAAGAAGGAGACCCAGACGGTCTTGCTGTTGCTGATCATGATGCCGACCTGGACCGCGATCCTGATCCGCGTCTATGCCTGGATGGGCATCCTCAGCAACAACGGGCTGCTCAACGGCTTCCTGCTATGGACCGGGTTGATCGACCAGCCGCTGCAGATCCTCAACACCAACCTGGCGGTGTATATCGGCGTGGTCTATTCGTACCTGCCGTTCATGATCCTGCCGCTGTTCGCCAACCTGGTGAAGCATGACCCGAGCCTGCTCGAAGCCGCTTCGGACCTGGGGTCGAGCACCTTCAACAGCTTCTGGAAGATCACTGTCCCGCTGTCGAAGAACGGCATCATCGCCGGCTGCATGCTGGTGTTCATTCCGGTGGTGGGCGAGTTCGTCATTCCTGAGCTGCTTGGCGGCCCGGAAACCCTGATGATCGGTAAAGTGCTGTGGCAGGAATTCTTCAACAACCGTGACTGGCCGGTAGCCTCTGCCCTGGCGGTAGTAATGCTGGCGATCCTGATCGTGCCGATCTTGCTGTTCAACCGCAGCCAGGCCAAAGAAATGGAGGGCAGGGCATGA
- a CDS encoding ABC transporter ATP-binding protein: MAVASGAYKKALEGGQQPKQVLVKIDRVTKKFDETVAVDDVSLEIRKGEIFALLGGSGSGKSTLLRMLAGFERPTEGRIFLDGVDITDMPPYERPINMMFQSYALFPHMTVAQNIAFGLQQDKMPKAEIDARVAEMLKLVHMSQYAKRKPHQLSGGQRQRVALARSLAKRPKLLLLDEPMGALDKKLRSQMQLELVEIIERVGVTCVMVTHDQEEAMTMAQRIAIMHLGWIAQIGSPVDIYETPTSRLVCEFIGNVNLFDGEVVDDAEGHAIIASPELERKIYVGHGITTSVEDKHITYALRPEKLLVTTSQPDFEHNWSRGKVHDIAYLGGHSVFYVELPSGKVVQSFVANTERQGARPTWGDEVYVWWEDDSGVVLRS, translated from the coding sequence ATGGCAGTTGCCTCCGGTGCCTATAAAAAAGCCCTCGAGGGTGGCCAGCAACCCAAGCAGGTGCTGGTCAAGATCGACCGGGTTACAAAAAAATTCGACGAAACGGTCGCCGTGGACGATGTGTCCCTGGAAATCCGCAAAGGCGAGATCTTCGCCCTGCTGGGTGGCTCCGGTTCCGGCAAGTCGACCTTGCTGCGTATGCTGGCTGGCTTCGAGCGCCCGACTGAAGGGCGGATCTTCCTCGATGGCGTCGACATCACCGACATGCCGCCATATGAGCGGCCGATCAACATGATGTTCCAGTCCTACGCACTGTTCCCGCACATGACCGTGGCGCAGAACATCGCCTTCGGCCTGCAGCAGGACAAGATGCCCAAGGCCGAGATCGACGCCCGCGTGGCCGAGATGCTCAAGCTGGTGCACATGAGCCAGTACGCCAAGCGCAAGCCGCACCAGCTCTCCGGTGGCCAACGCCAGCGGGTGGCCCTGGCGCGTTCCCTGGCCAAGCGCCCCAAGCTGCTGCTGCTCGACGAGCCGATGGGCGCGCTGGACAAGAAGCTGCGTTCGCAGATGCAGCTGGAACTGGTGGAAATCATCGAGCGCGTGGGCGTGACCTGCGTGATGGTGACCCACGACCAGGAAGAGGCCATGACCATGGCCCAACGCATCGCCATCATGCACCTGGGTTGGATCGCCCAGATCGGCTCGCCAGTGGACATCTACGAGACCCCGACCAGCCGCCTGGTGTGCGAATTCATCGGCAACGTCAACCTGTTCGACGGTGAAGTGGTCGACGACGCCGAAGGCCATGCGATCATTGCCAGCCCGGAACTGGAGCGCAAGATCTACGTCGGCCACGGCATCACCACTTCGGTGGAAGACAAGCACATCACCTACGCCCTGCGCCCTGAAAAGCTGCTGGTCACCACCAGCCAGCCGGACTTCGAGCACAACTGGTCGCGCGGCAAGGTCCACGACATCGCCTACCTGGGTGGCCACTCGGTGTTCTACGTCGAGCTGCCGAGCGGCAAGGTCGTTCAGTCGTTTGTCGCCAACACCGAGCGCCAAGGCGCACGCCCGACCTGGGGCGATGAAGTGTACGTGTGGTGGGAAGACGACAGCGGCGTGGTACTGCGGTCATGA
- a CDS encoding polyamine ABC transporter substrate-binding protein: MSISVLRKALMAGAGLTLACSVQAAPTVHFYNWSDYIGPNTLADFEKETGIKPVQDVFDSNETLEGKLLAGNTGYDVVVPSNHFLGKQIKAGAFQKLDKNLLPNYSNLDPALMKRLEKNDPGNQYAVPYLWGTNGIGYNVDKVKAALGVDTIDSWAVLFEPENMKKLSKCGVAFLDSADEMLPAVLNYMGLSPNSTDPKDYAKAEQKLLAVRPYVTYFHSSKYITDLANGDICVAAGFSGDVFQAKARAEEAKKGVNLAYAIPKEGGNLWFDVLAIPKDAKNVKEAHAFINYLLKPEVIAQVSDYVGYANPNPKAGDLMDQAVRTDAAVYPPQEVLDKMFVNSELPPKVQRLMTRSWTKVKSGK; encoded by the coding sequence TTGTCTATTTCTGTATTACGCAAGGCCTTGATGGCTGGAGCGGGCCTGACGCTGGCATGCAGCGTCCAAGCGGCGCCTACGGTGCACTTCTACAACTGGTCGGACTATATCGGCCCGAACACACTCGCGGATTTCGAAAAGGAAACGGGCATCAAACCCGTGCAGGACGTTTTCGATTCCAACGAAACCCTGGAAGGCAAACTGCTGGCCGGCAACACCGGCTATGACGTGGTGGTGCCGTCCAACCATTTCCTTGGCAAGCAGATCAAGGCGGGCGCGTTCCAGAAGCTCGACAAGAATCTGCTGCCCAATTATTCCAATCTCGACCCGGCGCTGATGAAGCGCCTGGAAAAGAACGATCCGGGCAACCAGTACGCCGTGCCTTACCTGTGGGGCACCAACGGCATCGGTTACAACGTCGACAAGGTCAAGGCTGCGCTGGGCGTGGACACCATCGACTCCTGGGCTGTGCTGTTCGAACCCGAGAACATGAAGAAGCTCTCCAAGTGCGGTGTGGCCTTCCTCGACTCAGCGGACGAAATGCTCCCGGCGGTGCTCAACTACATGGGGCTCAGCCCCAACAGCACCGACCCCAAGGATTACGCCAAGGCCGAGCAGAAACTGCTGGCAGTGCGCCCCTACGTGACCTACTTCCACTCGTCCAAGTACATCACCGACCTGGCCAACGGCGACATCTGCGTCGCGGCAGGCTTCTCGGGTGATGTGTTCCAGGCCAAGGCCCGCGCTGAAGAAGCGAAGAAGGGCGTGAACCTGGCTTACGCCATTCCCAAGGAAGGCGGCAACCTCTGGTTCGACGTGCTGGCGATCCCCAAGGACGCCAAGAACGTGAAAGAGGCCCACGCCTTCATCAACTATTTGCTGAAACCTGAGGTTATCGCCCAGGTCAGTGATTACGTCGGTTACGCCAACCCGAACCCCAAGGCTGGCGACCTGATGGACCAGGCCGTGAGGACTGACGCTGCGGTTTACCCACCGCAGGAAGTGCTGGACAAGATGTTCGTGAACTCAGAGTTGCCGCCCAAGGTGCAGCGCCTGATGACCCGTAGCTGGACCAAGGTCAAGTCGGGCAAGTAA
- a CDS encoding polyamine ABC transporter substrate-binding protein — MKKMGKTLLAAALMGAMATAAQAEDKVLNVYNWSDYIAPDTIAKFEKQTGIKVKYDVFDSNETLEAKLLAGKSGYDIVVPSNNFLAKQIKAGVYEELDRSKLPNWKNLDEDLLKAVGDASDKDNKHAFPYMWGSIGIGYNPEKVKAALGVDKIDSWDVVFKPENIAKLKSCGVSFLDAPTEMIPAALHYLGKPTNSTSKEDLKAAEDLFLKIRPSITYFHSSKYIGDMANGNICVAVGYSGDLEQSKARAHEAGDKVKVDYVIPKEGAGTFYDMVAIPKDAEHKDAAYQFMNFLLQPEVMAEITNAVRFPNGNAAATQFVDKAITSDPSIYPPAEVKKQLYAIAAPEAKVQRDITRSWTKIKSGK, encoded by the coding sequence ATGAAGAAAATGGGCAAGACGTTGCTGGCCGCCGCCCTGATGGGTGCCATGGCCACTGCTGCACAGGCTGAAGACAAGGTACTGAACGTCTACAACTGGTCGGACTACATCGCTCCGGACACCATCGCCAAGTTCGAGAAGCAGACCGGCATCAAGGTCAAGTACGACGTCTTCGACAGCAACGAAACCCTCGAAGCCAAGCTGCTGGCGGGCAAGTCGGGCTACGACATCGTCGTGCCGTCCAACAACTTCCTGGCCAAGCAGATCAAGGCTGGCGTATACGAAGAACTGGACCGCTCCAAACTGCCAAACTGGAAAAACCTGGACGAAGACCTGCTCAAGGCCGTTGGCGACGCCAGCGACAAGGACAACAAGCACGCCTTCCCATACATGTGGGGCTCGATCGGCATCGGCTACAACCCGGAGAAGGTCAAGGCCGCGCTGGGCGTGGACAAGATCGACTCGTGGGACGTGGTGTTCAAGCCTGAGAACATCGCCAAGCTCAAGAGCTGCGGCGTGAGCTTCCTGGATGCCCCGACCGAGATGATCCCGGCGGCGCTGCACTACCTGGGCAAGCCGACCAACAGCACCAGCAAGGAAGACCTGAAGGCCGCCGAAGATCTATTCCTCAAGATCCGTCCTTCGATCACCTACTTCCACTCGTCCAAGTACATCGGCGACATGGCCAACGGCAACATCTGCGTGGCCGTCGGCTATTCGGGTGACCTGGAGCAGTCCAAGGCCCGCGCCCACGAAGCCGGCGACAAGGTCAAAGTGGACTACGTGATTCCGAAAGAAGGTGCCGGCACCTTCTACGACATGGTCGCCATCCCGAAAGATGCCGAACACAAAGACGCCGCCTACCAGTTCATGAACTTCCTGCTGCAGCCGGAAGTCATGGCCGAAATCACCAACGCTGTGCGCTTCCCGAACGGCAACGCCGCTGCCACCCAGTTCGTGGACAAGGCAATCACCAGCGACCCAAGCATCTATCCACCGGCTGAAGTCAAGAAACAGCTGTACGCGATCGCTGCACCTGAGGCCAAGGTCCAGCGTGACATCACTCGCAGCTGGACCAAGATCAAATCGGGCAAATAA